The following proteins come from a genomic window of Triticum aestivum cultivar Chinese Spring chromosome 6A, IWGSC CS RefSeq v2.1, whole genome shotgun sequence:
- the LOC123130867 gene encoding putative F-box/LRR-repeat protein 23 gives MPLLPPPPPPTAAPGCGRRRLSGRRRRRSKRRNWAALPLDVMLYVLHKLDDVELMFGGPARVCRSWHDAVCEPELWRRIDMRGRSLCFRETVSLKNMAQLSIWFSAGQCREFFGQHDVDNELLFLADRAPLLKSLHLIKHCDVSSETFAKAIMKFPLLEELELWECETHDTGVFDLVAMACPQLKHLKHVKDRGYSQYIWLEYPTDNSEALAIAKMHELRSLKLFHGGLDNQGLTTIIDGCPHLEYLDIRYCNNIIIVGVNSHG, from the exons ATGCCATTGctaccgcctccgccgccgccgacggcggcTCCCGGGTGCGGGAGGCGGAGGCTGAGCGGCCGACGAAGGCGACGATCCAAGAGGAGGAACTGGGCAGCGCTGCCCCTGGACGTGATGCTCTACGTCCTCCACAAGCTGGACGACGTCGAGCTCATGTTCGGCGGCCCGGCCAGGGTGTGCCGCTCCTGGCACGACGCCGTGTGCGAGCCCGAGCTGTGGCGCCGGATCGACATGCGCGGCCGCTCCCTGTGCTTCCGGGAGACGGTCAGCCTCAAAAATATGGCGCAGCTCTCCATTTGGTTCAGCGCCGGGCAGTGCCGAGAGTTCTTCGGCCAGCACGACGTCGACAACGAACTCCTCTTCCTGGCTGACCG GGCACCCTTATTGAAGAGTCTTCATCTTATCAAGCATTGTGATGTAAGTAGTGAAACATTTGCAAAGGCAATAATGAAATTCCCTTTGTTGGAGGAGCTCGAGCTTTGGGAATGTGAGACACATGACACCGGGGTCTTTGACCTTGTTGCCATGGCTTGTCCACAACTGAAGCACTTAAAACATGTCAAAGATAGAGGATATTCGCAATATATCTGGCTTGAATACCCTACTGATAACAGTGAAGCCTTAGCAATTGCGAAGATGCATGAGTTACGCTCCCTGAAGCTTTTCCACGGTGGCCTCGACAACCAAGGATTGACAACCATCATTGATGGATGCCCTCATCTGGAGTACCTTGACATACGGTATTGCAACAACATCAtcattgtcggagtaaatagccatgggtag